The following are encoded in a window of Bradyrhizobium guangdongense genomic DNA:
- a CDS encoding class II aldolase/adducin family protein has protein sequence MSPAEARLKEVPSNMTEAEWQQRVNLAACYRLVALYGWDDLVDTHISARVPGPDHHFLINPYGLMFDEITASSLVKVDLHGNQLSESEYSINPAGFTIHSAIHEVREDAICVLHLHTLDGTAVSSSAEGLLPLNQTAQLVTHDLAYHDYEGIALDHDERPRLQKDLGDHNHMLLRNHGTLTVGRSVASAFERMYHLERACSMQVRTRALGTPVYPVEPIAIEKNTELLANRDRAELRATNLVWPPLLRKLDRELPGYRS, from the coding sequence ATGTCGCCAGCGGAAGCGCGCCTGAAGGAAGTGCCGTCAAACATGACGGAGGCGGAGTGGCAGCAACGGGTCAATCTCGCCGCCTGCTATCGCCTCGTCGCGCTGTACGGCTGGGATGACCTGGTCGACACCCACATCTCCGCGCGCGTGCCCGGTCCCGACCATCATTTCCTCATCAATCCCTACGGGCTGATGTTCGACGAGATCACGGCCTCGAGCCTGGTCAAGGTCGATCTGCACGGCAACCAGCTCTCCGAGAGCGAGTACAGCATCAATCCGGCCGGCTTCACCATCCATTCGGCGATTCACGAGGTGCGCGAGGACGCGATCTGCGTGCTGCATCTCCACACGCTGGACGGCACTGCGGTGTCGAGCAGCGCCGAAGGCCTCTTGCCGCTGAACCAGACCGCGCAGCTCGTCACCCACGACCTCGCCTATCACGACTACGAAGGCATCGCGCTCGATCACGACGAGCGGCCGCGGCTGCAGAAGGATCTCGGTGACCACAATCACATGCTGCTGCGCAATCACGGCACGCTGACGGTCGGCCGCTCGGTCGCCTCGGCGTTCGAGCGCATGTACCACCTCGAGCGCGCCTGCTCGATGCAGGTGCGCACCCGCGCGCTGGGCACGCCGGTCTATCCGGTCGAGCCGATCGCGATCGAGAAGAACACCGAGTTGCTCGCCAACCGCGACCGCGCCGAGCTGCGCGCCACCAACCTCGTCTGGCCGCCGCTGCTGCGCAAGCTCGACCGCGAGCTGCCGGGCTATCGGTCTTGA